CCAGTTGTGCACGATTAGTACCCAGGTACTCCGTATTTTTATAAATTCCTCGGCGGTCTGCGCATAACTGCATAATGGTGCCGATACTTTCTGCTGGCAAGATGAATGTCACCAGAGCGATTGGCTCACGGAATTCCTCAATCCTACTGGCATCGGGAACTGTTTGTGGGTTATCGATATGTAAAATGTCACCATTTCGTTCTAAGATTTCATAGGTTACGTTTGGCGCAGTTTGCAACAGATCAATATTAAATTCCTGTTCCAGTCTTTGCTGAATAATTTCCATATGCAGCATCCCCAGAAAACCACAGCGGAAGCCAAAACCCAGGGCATCACTCGTTTCAGGAACAAAACTGAAGCTGGCGTCATTTAAACTGAGCTTTTGTAACTCTTCACGCAACTTTTCGAAGTCTGTAGCTTCAATTGGATACATACCACAGAAAACCATTTGCTGTGGTTTTTGGTATCCCGGTAACGGTTCTGGTGGCAGGTCTTTCGGATTAGCAATTGTGTCGCCCACATGTACGTGGCTCAGTTCTTTGGCACCACTGACCAGGTAACCTACTTGCCCGGGGCCAAGTGATTTCGCGGCCGTCATCTGAGGTGTAAATTGACCAATTTCTATAATGTCGAGCTTTGCACCACCACGCATTAAGACAACGGTTTGTCCTTTTTCAATTGTGCCCTCTATGATACGAACGTAGGTAACAACACCGCGATAGTGGTCGTATTTACTATCGAAGACAAGTGCCCGCAGGGGGGCGTCGGCTTTACCTTTGGGAGGTTCAATACGTTCAACAATCGCGTCTAGTACTTCTTCAATACCGATTCCATTTTTCGCACTGACCATCAAGGCTTCGGTCGGATCCAGACCGATAACCGTTTCGACTTCTTCGAGAACTTCATCAATGCGCGTTACTGGTAAATCAATTTTGTTAACAACGGGGATGATTGCCAAATCTGAATTAATGGCTGCATAAGCATTCGCGACGGTTTGTGCCTGCACCCCTTGAAAGGCATCGACTAATAACAGAGCGCCTTCACAGGCTGCCAGACTACGGGAAACCTCATAATGAAAATCCACATGTCCGGGAGTATCAATGAGATTTAATTCGTAGGTTTCTCCCTTGTACTCATGATAAATGGCGACCGTACGGGCTTTGACAGTAATACCACGCTCTTGTTCAATTTGTAAATCGTCCAGAATTTGGGCTTTGAATTCTCTGGCAGTGATTGCACCAGTCTTCAGAAGTAATTGATCAGCGAGTGTACTCTTTCCGTGATCGATGTGTGCTACGATCGAAAAGTTACGAATCAAACGTGTCTCGGTAGCCATTGAGTGGATCTCATTATTCTTATTTAAAAAAGTCCGGGCAATATCGCCTGGGAATATTGACGTTTATTGTGAATCAGTTTTCAGGCTGGCTCGTCGAGCACAACCGGCTGCGCCGATATAACCAGCGTCAGATCCGAGAGTTGCAAAGTCAATGATGGTATTTTCATATGGAACTCTAAACGCTCTTATTTTTACTTCTTCACGGATCCGGTCCATAAAGCGTTGTCCCAATACGGAATCCTTACCTCCAAATGTGGCAGCACCTCCAAATAGAACCATGTCCGGGTCAATGGTATGCATTAGTGTGGTTGTCCCCACTCCCAGATACATGGCGGAATCCATAATCAGTTCGTTGGATAGCTCATCATTTTGTTCTGCTTCCTGCGCAATTAATAGTGGTGTCAGTTTGATTCCTTCTTGCAATCGTTCGTTCAAGCTGGAAGCACATCCTGAATCGAGTTGCTCCTGACAACGACGTACCAGAGACTTAGCTCCTGCATATGCCTCGAGTGTTCCATATTGGCCCGAATCACACAAGCGTCCATTTGTCATTTGAATAATCATATGGCCGCATTCACCTCCATGTGAATGTCGACCTTCAATGATCATTTCATCGATAATGATACCACAGCCGATTCCTGTACCCAACGTCCAGAAAACCAGGCTCTGTGCTTTCTGTGCACCGCCTACCCAATATTCTCCGTAAGCAGCTGCATTGGCATCGTTTTGAAGTATCGTTTTTTTCCCTGAGTAATGATCGCAGATGACCTGCCGAATCGGAAAATCTTTCCAGGTTGGTAGATTAGGAGGATTTACCAGTTTTCCACCAGGTATATCCATCGTGCCTGGTGTAGCAATGCCAATTGCTTTGACGTCGTCCATCGTAAATTTACAGTCTGACAAAACGTCTTGGATCGCGTGATAAAGATTTTGTATGCCAGTATCAACTCCTTTGACTACTTCGGTTTTAGTTTTGCAAAACGAGAGAGTTTGTCCTGAGTCATCTACAATGCCAACCTTGATGTTTGTGCCACCAATATCAACACCGACAAAATATGGTCCATTGTGTTTTGTCGGTTTCATTTCGCAATTCGTTCCTCTGATGTAATTTGCTGTACTGATTTTTTGAAATTGAAAATCATGTGTAGCGTGATTGACATTCGGATAGAGTGATTCCTCTATTTTTGTGTGAAGCCGTTATGCTTTTGGTAGCTCAAAAGCAGTCAATCGACGTCAGCCCAGAGGAAGGTCAAGCTGTTATGCAGAAGTATAGCCGAGCAGGTGAGATCGATGCAATCAAGTAGCAAACAAAACAGAAACTGCTTTAGAGCATTTTGTACTGAGGTTAAGCTGTTTTTAATCAAAACTGGCCTGGAGTAAAACATAAACTTCGTATGAACTTTCAGCAATCTATTAAATAATATGAAAGAACTTTCTGGAAAATCGATATGGGAGGGTGAAATTCCTTGGCGCCTCCTTCAAATTGGAACAGGATAGAGCAGATCTCCTATATGGTTATTTCTCACTGATGTCTTTCAAATCAGAGGCATGATATGAATTTTCATGGTAGAGTTTTTATCGTCATTTTGTTTTGTTGTTTTTGCATAAGCAGTGCCACACATTCTGTAGGTGCGGTTCAAAAGCCAGCCAGCCGTCCGAATATCATTCTTTGTATGACCGACGATCAAGGTTGGGGCGAAACTAGTTTCAATGGTCATTCGATCCTCAAAACTCCCCATCTTGATGATATGGCTGCCAGTGGGCTTCGCTTTGATCGGTTTTATGCCGCGGCTCCTGTCTGTTCGCCAACACGAGGGAGCTTTCTCACAGGAAGACATCCCAATCGATTTGCTTGTTTCAGTTGGGGGCACACACTCAGGCCACAGGAAGTGACAGTTGCGGAAGCCGTCAAGTCGGCGGGATATACGACAGGGCACTTTGGCAAGTGGCATCTGGGATCAGTGCAGGCAAATAGTCCCGTGTCCCCTGGAAACAGTGGTTTTGATGAGTGGGTTTCAAGTCCAAATTTTTATGAAAACGACCCTTATATGAGTCACAATGGAACTGTGATTCAGTTGAAAGGGGAGAGTTCACGTGTAACCGTTGATGCCGCACTTGAGTTTATCAAACAATCAAAGATGAAGGAGAAGCCATTCCTTGCTGTAATCTGGTTTGGAAATCCTCATACACCTCATGAAGCGACTTCCGAATTAAAAGATCTTTATCAGAACCAGTCAGCAGATTTTCAAAACTATTTTGGCGAGATTACCGGCGTCGATCGAGCCATGGGGCATTTACGTCGACAGTTAAGAGATTTAGGGTTAGCAGAAAACACACTTCTCTGGTTTACCAGTGACAATGGACCTCGTCCTCCTCGATTTAAAAAAGAAGACTCTCGTTCACAGGCTACGGGAGGACTTGCCGGGTGGAAAGGGAATCTCTGGGAGGGCGGCATTCGTGTGCCTTCAATCATCGAGTGGCCTGCCCAAATTCAAAAACCGGAAGTTACCAATGTACCCTGTGGGACTATCGATATTTATCCAACTGTTCTGGCTGTTACCGGAGCGAAAGTTTCACATCAACCTCATTTGGATGGTGTCAGCCTTTTGCCGCTGATAGAAGGACAAATGACTTCACGTTCCAAGCCAATGGGATTCTGGACCTATCCTGCTAAAGGGCATCCCAAACGTAGTACAGAAATATTGCTTAATCTAAAACAACAACAGACGCCAGAAAAGCCGAATCCTGAAGGCCCAGTTCCCGATGCGGAGGCTGCCAGTCTAAAAACAAAGTACTCAAAGGACGACTTACCGGGAGCAGCAGCTTGGATTGATGGTGATTATAAATTATTAAAAATGATTTCTAAAAAGAATCAGTCTCAATATACGCTTTATAATCTTGCTCAAGACCATTCTGAGAAAAAAGATCTTTCCAAAGTTGACCCCAAGCGATTTCGGAAGATGAAAGCAGGTCTGCTTGATTGGCAGCACTCAGTAGTTGATAGTCTGAATGGGAAGGATTACTCAGATTGATGTTGAACAAGTAGCTTCAATTGAAACAAGAACTCCCTATTACATATTTTTTGATGTGATTTCTTTTAATCTTTTATTGAATTAAACGTCTCAAGTCGTTTTTTAGTAAGACTTTTAGCGATGGTTCAAATTTTTTTACTCTCGGTTACTCGAAATTTCAGACTCAAAGCCTTTGTTTGATTGCATTTCGTAATCGGAGTTTGCAATAATCGAATTTATAAACATTCATAAGGAAACCAAAGCGATTCTACTATTGTTTAAAGGGTATTGCTTTTCCTGCCAGTTTCCTGCTTGCTTACCTGTCACACTTGATTGAGGATCATTATGAACTCGGGACTTTTGAAACGGCTATTCAGCCTGACAACTCTTTCGTTATTGGTACTGTCAGTGGCGTTTAACAGTTCTTTGATGGCTGCAGAGGCTAAAAAAGAATTAAAGGCAGGCATTATTGGGCTCGATACTTCCCATGCAATCGCTTTCACGAAAATGCTTAATACTGGAACTCCCGAGGGAGAACTGGCCGGTGTGCGGATAGTCGCTGCCTACCCGAAGGGAAGCCCCGATATTGAGTCCAGCGTATCTCGTGTTCCAAAATATACGGAAGACGTCAAAAAAATGGGGGTCGAGATTGTTGATTCCATTGACGACCTACTTAAGAAAGTAGACGTAGTTTTTCTGGAAACTAACGACGGGCGTCCCCATTTAGAGCAAGCGATTCCTGTATTTCAAGCGGGTAAACCAGTTTTTATTGATAAGCCCATTGCCGGTTCACTTACTGATGCCGTTGCACTGTTTGAGCTTTCGCGCAAATATAACACTCCCATGTTTTCCTCGTCTTCTCTTCGTTTTTCGAAAGGGGCACAGCGTCTGAGAAATGGTGAAGAGGGAAAGATTACTAAATGCAGTACGCATAGCCCTTGTTCTTTAGAGAAAACACATCCCAGTCTCTTCTGGTATGGAATTCATGGTGTAGAAACTCTGTTTACTGTGATGGGGCCAGGCTGCCAATCAGTTAAAAGGACAGTCAGCAATGCTGATCGTGATGAAGTCGTCGGACGATGGGCTGGGGGAAGGGTGGGACAATTCTCTGGTGTACGCAAGGGAACTCCCAAAGGGTATGGCGGAACTGCTGTTGGCGAGAACGGGGAAGTGGCAGTCGGTGGCTACGATGGCTACAAGCCTCTGCTGGTCGAAATTGTCAAATTTTTCCGTTCGGGTAAACCACCTGTGAGTGAAGAGGAAACACTGGAAATCTATAGCTTCATGGAAGCCGCCGACGAAAGTAAGCGTCAGGGAGGAGCTGAGGTCACGCTTGCGAGTGTTCTCGAAAAAGCAGAAAGAGCAGCAAATAAGAAACTCGCGAAACTGGATTTGGCAGGTGATAGTGTTTCTGCCACTGATAATAAACTTTCTGCTACTGAGAAAGCCGCTGGTTGGAAGTTGCTGTTTAACGGGAAAAACTATGCAGGATGGAAATGTAATAACGGCAAGCCGATTGCGGCTCCCATCGAAGATGGGGCTCTGGTTCCTTATAAATCAGGTGGTTATCTAATCGTTTACGACAAGCCGTTTAGTGATTTTAAATTCAAATGTGATGTAAAAATGCCGAAAGAATGCAACTCAGGAATTTTCTTTCGCATTGGTAATTTGAAAGACCCGGTTCAGACTGGGTTTGAGGCTCAGATTCTGAGTGGGAAAGGGACTGGTATGCATGATTTTGGAGCGATTTATGACCTTGTTGCTCCAGCAGAGAACCGGGCAAGCGCACCCGGTGAATGGACCAATATTGAGATTACCTGCCAGGGGCCACATATTAGTGTCGCTGTGAATGGAAAAGTTGTTGCCAGTCTGGATGCGGACGAGTGGACTCAACCAGGAAAAAGGCTGGACGGTTCAAAGCATAAGTTTAAGGCTGCTGTGAAAGACTTTCCTAGAAAGGGATATCTTGGATTTCAGGATCACGGTCATAAAGTTTGGTATAAAAATGTGAAGCTGCTGGATCTCTCAGAGAAGAAATGAGTTCTGGATCCCAAGTCATTGAGCCACCTGAAAGGCATTTCCTCTTCAGGTGGCTTTTTTTCATTGGTACTAGTATTTGAATGATCGCATGGGAGCAGAGGGGGAATCATGGCAACGTTAAAGAGGTAATTCCTTCTTGGGGAAATCGATAAGGTTATGCTACTATACTGGGAATACAAGATCATTAATTTTTGAATGATTAAGTCATTGGTGGTGCGAAGCCTTTTTTTTGAAACAGAATGGAAAATGATTCAATTTGTGCCTCGCTTTGACTACAAAAAAAGGGGAATCTGTGTAAAATATCCGCGAAATCTTGGGTATTTGTGCTTCCATGCCTAAAATGAAATAACAAGGATGTGTGTACTGCGGGCAGCATCCAGATGGCTTAATAAACCTCTTCAAACGAGTTTTTCTGAAAAACTCGTTATTTTCAGGTTCATAATTCAATGATTACAATTAAAAAAGGGTTGGATCTGCCTATTTCGGGTGAGCCTTCCGCTCTGATCGAACAGGGGCCAGAAATTCGATCGATTGCTCTGATTGGTCCTGATTATATTGGCATGAAGCCCACATTGGCTGTTGAAATTGGTGATACGGTCAAAAAAGGTCAGATGCTTTTCAGCGATAAAAAGACGGAAGGTGTGATATATACTTCTCCAGTTGCTGGGAAAGTAACGGAAATCAATCGAGGGGCCAAACGCGCCTTTCAGAGTATGGTGATTGAAGTAGGGGGAGAAGATGAAGAAACATTTGCCTCTTATGGAGATGAAGAGCTAGCGAATCTGACGCGTGAGCAAGTTCAAGAGAACTTGTTGAACTCTGGTTTGTGGTCAAGTTTGCGGACGCGTCCGTATAGTCGTGTGCCAGTTCCAGGAGCCACACCACATTCTATTTTTGTAACTGCGATCGATACAAACCCCTTAGCACCACCTCCAGAAGTGATTCTTAGCGAAGAACCTCGGGCTTTCGCACAAGGGCTCCAGTTATTGAAAACTCTCACCGACGGAAAACTGTTTCTTTGCAAGGCGCCGGGAACAAATTTACCTGGCTGCGATCTTGATTTTGTCACCGTAGAAGAATTTGGTGGGCCACATCCCGCCGGGCTTGTTGGGACACACGTTCATTTTCTTGATCCGGTCAGTGAGAAGAAAACGATTTGGAATATCAATTATCAAGATGTCATTGCCATCGGTAAGTTGTTTACCACAGGCAAGCTTTCTGTAGAGCGTGTTATTTCCATAGCAGGTCCTACAGTGAAAAATCCAAAATTAGTGAAAACGATTCTGGGGGCCAGTCTCACTGATCTGACGGATGGAAATCTCGAAGATGGTGAAAATCGGTTGGTTTCGGGTTCAGCACTTTCCGGCCGGACTGGCGAAGGTCCTTTTGCATATTTGGGCCGTTATGCTTTACAGGTAACAGGACTTAAAGAGGGCAATCATAGAGACTTTCTGGGATGGATGGGGCCTGGATTCAATAAGTTCTCTGTTGTTCCCGTTTTTATTTCTTCATGGCTGGGACAGGGTAAAAAATTCTCTTTTACCACTTCGACAGAAGGAAGCAAGCGGGCCATGATTCCGATTGGGACTTATGAAAAAGTCATGCCATTGGACATTTTGCCCACGTTCCTGTTGCGTGCCTTGATTACGGAGGATACAGAACAGGCAAAAGAACTGGGATGCCTGGAGCTTGATGAAGAAGACTTGTCTTTATGCACCTTTGTGTGTCCCGGGAAATATAATTACGGAGCATTATTACGTAAGAACCTGACAAAGATAGAAATTGAAGGTTGATTTTAATAGATGTTCTCCCTTTGTGATATGGGGAGATTTTAAATTTAAGATGCGTTCAACTGTGCTGTCATTAGCCTGATAGATAAAAGTTGTTAGCCCTGATTATCATCTTCAAACATATTTGTTTTTAGATGATAACCGATTTAAGTCAAAGTCAGCTGAAGTTTGACTTGCTCTGTATCGGAAGGGCATCACACAAGAAAGATAAACTACGAAATGAAGCCGTTACGAAATCTTCTTGATAAGGTGCACCCTCTTTTTGATAAAGGAGGGAAGTTCGAGAAGCTTTACCCACTTTATGAGGCGAATGACACATTCCTCTATACCCCGGGTGAAGTGACAAATGAAGCTTCTCATGTGCGTGACTCGATTGACCTGAAACGCATGATGAGCATGGTGATCGTGGCTTTGCTTCCCTGCGTGTTCATGGCTCTTTATAATACCGGTTATCAAGCCAACGCTGCGATGAGTACCATGGGTATAGAATCTGTTCCTGGTTGGCGCGGAACTGTAATGGCTTCTCTGGGAGTCATCCCGGATGCGAATAGTTTGCTTTCTAATCTGTTACACGGCGCCCTTTACTTCTTCCCAGTCTACATCGTGTGCATGGCCGTTGGTGGGATGTGGGAAGGTCTGTTTTGTATTATCCGACGTCATGAAATCAATGAAGGCTTCCTGGTGACTGGGATGCTGTTTCCCTTATCTCTACCACCCACGATTCCACTTTGGCAAGTCGCCATAGGAATCTCGTTTGGCGTTGTGGTTGGTAAAGAAATATTTGGGGGAACAGGGAAAAACTTTTTGAACCCAGCTTTAACCGCTCGTGCATTTCTTTATTTTGCTTATCCCGCTCAGATTGTGGGTGATACTGTCTGGACTGCCGTGGATGGCTTCAGTGGTGCTACTTCACTCGGTCAGTTAGCGGTTGCAAATCCTGAAGTTGGTATGAAATCCATAACAAACCCTGTTGCTGACGGTGGCTTAGGGATTAGCTGGATGCAGGCCTTTATGGGCCAGATTCAAGGATCGATGGGAGAAACCTCGACCTTTGCTTGCTTGTTAGGCGCTATATTCCTGATTCTGGCAGGTATTGGTTCCTGGCGGGTGATGGCAGGGGTTTTGGCAGGCTCAATGGGTCTTTCTGTGCTGCTTTGGTTAATTGGCAGTAATACAAATGCGATGTTCTCGATGCCACCTCAATGGCATTTAGTTGTAGGAGGGCTGGCCTTTGGTCTGGTATATATGGCCACAGATCCGGTTTCAGCAGCGATGACTGATACAGGGCGATGGGTCTATGGAATTTTAATTGGTGGAATGACGATCCTGATTCGGGTCATCAATCCAGCGTACCCAGAGGGGATTATGTTGGCAATTTTGTTTGGAAATGTCTTCGCGCCTCTGATTGACTTCTACGTAGTTCAAGCAAACATTAAAAGAAGGTTGGCGCGAAATGTCGCGTGATTCAATTGGTTTCACATTTATGGTATCGGCTGCTTTGTGCGTGGCCTGTTCAATTCTCGTTTCCGGAGCTGCCGTCGGTTTACGCAGTCGCCAGGATGCAAATAAAGAGAATGAGCGTAAAAAAAATATCCTTTCTGCAGCTGGATTAATCAAACCGGATGCGAGTGCTAAGGAGATCAGTGATGTTTACGATGAGCGAGTCAAGGGGATCATCGTCGATCTTAATACAGGAAATGTCGTAACCGACGATAAGGAGTTATTTCCTAATCCTCAGGAGTACGATCAAAAGGCGGCTGCTGATAACCCGAAAATGAGCATGGAAATACCATCCTCTGAAGATTTGGCAGGAATCAAACGTCGCGAAAATTATTCCTGGGTTTATCTAATCAACGACGAAAATGGTAAGTTATCTCAGTATGTACTACCAGTCAGAGGTAAAGGGCTCTGGTCGACGCTCTGGGGGTTCCTGGCACTCGATACTGATTTGACCACGATTGCAGGTTTAACGTTTTATGAGCATGGAGAAACACCTGGTTTGGGTGGTGAAGTCGATAACCCCAAATGGAAAGCGCAGTGGAAGGGCAAAGAAGCATATAATCAGGAATTTGAACCTGAAATTGAAGTCATCAAAGGGACTGTGAATCCGGAATCTCCCGACGCCATTCATGAAGTTGATGGGCTCTCTGGAGCAACAATTACATCTCGCGGTGTGACTCACCTACTAGATTTCTGGCTTGGAAATTTGGGATTTAGACCTTATCTCGAAAAGGTTCGAGAGCAGAGAGAAAAATAGAATGAATTCAAAACAAAAAGAGGTTCTGACAGGACCGATTTTCAATAATAATCCCATTGCATTACAAATTCTGGGAATTTGTTCTGCTTTGGCCGTGACCACCAAAATGGAGACTGCGCTCGTGATGAGTATTGCGGTGATCTTAGTCACTGCCTGCTCTAATGCTGCGGTGGCTTCTATTAGATTGCAGATTCCCAGCAGTATTCGAATTATCGTCCAAATGACAATTATTGCTTCGTTGGTGATTCTGGTGGATCAGTTTCTGAAAGCGTTTGCTTTTGGAATCAGTAAGCAACTTTCAGTGTTTGTCGGATTGATTATCACCAACTGTATCGTGATGGGGCGTGCAGAAGGTTTTGCGATGAAAAATGAGCCCGGTATCAGTTTTCTCGATGGATTGGGAAATGGTTTAGGCTATAGCCTCATTTTAATGATCGTAGCCTTCTTTCGAGAGTTGTTTGGATCAGGCAGCTTATTTGGAATCCAGCTATTAAAATTAAGTCGCGATGGTGGTTGGTATGAGGCCAATGGTTTGATGTTATTACCTCCGAGCGCGTTTTTTATTATCGGTATTTTCATTTGGATTTTAAGAGTTTGGAAAACCGATCAAATGGAGGAAGCATAACATGTTTGAACATTATTTGAGCCTGTTTATAAAATGTTTGTTCATTGAGAATCTGGCTTTGGCTTTCTTTTTGGGAATGTGTACCTTTTTGGCCGTTTCCAAGAATGTTAAAACCGCCATTGGTTTGGGGATTGCAGTCATCGTAATTCAGACGATTACGGTTCCCGTGAATAATGTGATCTACCAACACCTTTTGAAAAAAGGAGCATTAGCCTGGGCTGGATATCCCAATGTGGATCTGACATTTGTTGGATTGATCTGCTATATCGGCGTGATTGCCGCCATGGTTCAAATTCTGGAAATGACTCTGGATCGGTTCTTTCCTGCGTTATATAACACGCTGGGTATTTTTCTACCCTTGATTACCGTGAACTGTGCGATTTTGGGAGGCACCTTGTTCATGGTGGAACGCGATTATAATTTCCCCGAAAGTTGTGTATTTGGTTTTGGATCGGGAGTTGGTTGGGCACTGGCGATTATGGCTTTGGCTGGAATTCGAGAAAAAATGAAGTACAGCGATGTACCACTTGGATTGCGAGGACTGGGCATCACGTTTATCACTGTTGGATTAATGGCGATGGCCTTCATGGCGTTTTCTGGAATCCAATTATAAGACTTCAATACATTCTATTTTTAGAGCGGTCAACGTTTTATCATGATTATAGAAATTCTGTTCGGCGTTATCATGTTTACGGCCATCGTGTTAGCATTGGTCGCCATTATCTTGATTGCAAAATCAAAGCTGGTAGCCTCTGGTAATGTCACGATTACTGTCAATGAACAAAAAGAAATCGAAGTTCCCGTCGGTGGTAAATTATTAAGTGCGCTCGCAGAAAATCAGATTTTTGTTTCTTCAGCTTGTGGTGGTGGCGGAACCTGTGCCCAATGCGAAGTCAAAGTGCTCGAAGGCGGGGGAGACATTTTACCAACGGAACGCTCCCATTTTAATAACCGGGAAGTACGCGAAGGCTGCCGTTTATCCTGTCAGGTGCCGGTGAAGAGCAACATGGAAATCGAAGTTCCACCAGAGGTCTTTGAAACTAAGAAGTGGGTTTGTAAAGTCAGGTCTAATGACAACGTTGCTACGTTCATCAAAGAGCTTATTCTTGAATTGCCTGCTGGTGAGGATGTGGACTTCAAGGCCGGTGGGTTTATTCAGATTGAAGCACCACCACATCATATTAAATATAGTGATTTTGATATCCCCGACGAATACAAGGAAGACTGGGATAATTTCAACTTATGGCGATTTGAATCTAAAGTAGATGAAGAAGTGATTCGCGCCTATTCCATGGCCAATTACCCGGGGGAAAAGGGGATCATCATGCTGAATGTGCGTGTTGCGTCTCCACCTCCTCGTTCACCAGAAGGCACACCTCCCGGTAAAATGTCTTCCTATATCTTCGACTTAAAACCGGGTGATGAAGTTACGATCTCTGGTCCGTATGGAGAATTTTTCATCCAGGAAACAGAGGCGGAGATGATTTATATCGGTGGGGGGGCTGGTATGGCTCCTCTACGATCACATATCTACGAGCTCTTCAAAGAACGTGAAACGAACCGAAAAGTGTCGTATTGGTACGGTGCTCGTAGCTTACGGGAAATGTTTTATGAAGATGAGTTCCGAGCTCTCGAAGAGAAGTTCCCCAATTTCAAAATGCACGTTGCCTTGTCTGACCCGGTTCCAGAAGACAATTGGGATGGTCTGCAAGGTTTTATTCACCAAGTGTTGCTAGATGAGTACTTAAGTAAACATCCTGCACCTGAGGACTGTGAATACTATATCTGTGGACCTCCAATGATGTTGTCCGCTGTTCGGAATATGCTGGATGACTTAGGAGTCGAACCTGAGAATATCCGCTATGATGACTTTGGCTAGTCGCTGTCACAAACCGTTTCTGCGCGTTGCCGTTTTACTGCTGTTGATCTTTCC
The Gimesia aquarii DNA segment above includes these coding regions:
- the lepA gene encoding translation elongation factor 4, translated to MATETRLIRNFSIVAHIDHGKSTLADQLLLKTGAITAREFKAQILDDLQIEQERGITVKARTVAIYHEYKGETYELNLIDTPGHVDFHYEVSRSLAACEGALLLVDAFQGVQAQTVANAYAAINSDLAIIPVVNKIDLPVTRIDEVLEEVETVIGLDPTEALMVSAKNGIGIEEVLDAIVERIEPPKGKADAPLRALVFDSKYDHYRGVVTYVRIIEGTIEKGQTVVLMRGGAKLDIIEIGQFTPQMTAAKSLGPGQVGYLVSGAKELSHVHVGDTIANPKDLPPEPLPGYQKPQQMVFCGMYPIEATDFEKLREELQKLSLNDASFSFVPETSDALGFGFRCGFLGMLHMEIIQQRLEQEFNIDLLQTAPNVTYEILERNGDILHIDNPQTVPDASRIEEFREPIALVTFILPAESIGTIMQLCADRRGIYKNTEYLGTNRAQLVYELPLAEIVYDMYDRLKSATRGYGTMDYEIIGFRPADLVKMDILVKSEKVDALSTIVHRTQSERRGRALVKRLKEEISKHQFEIPVQAAIGGKIIARETIKALRKNVTAKCYGGDITRKRKLWEKQKEGKKRLKQFGQVEIPQKAFLAVLDATKDE
- a CDS encoding ROK family protein, with the protein product MKPTKHNGPYFVGVDIGGTNIKVGIVDDSGQTLSFCKTKTEVVKGVDTGIQNLYHAIQDVLSDCKFTMDDVKAIGIATPGTMDIPGGKLVNPPNLPTWKDFPIRQVICDHYSGKKTILQNDANAAAYGEYWVGGAQKAQSLVFWTLGTGIGCGIIIDEMIIEGRHSHGGECGHMIIQMTNGRLCDSGQYGTLEAYAGAKSLVRRCQEQLDSGCASSLNERLQEGIKLTPLLIAQEAEQNDELSNELIMDSAMYLGVGTTTLMHTIDPDMVLFGGAATFGGKDSVLGQRFMDRIREEVKIRAFRVPYENTIIDFATLGSDAGYIGAAGCARRASLKTDSQ
- a CDS encoding sulfatase-like hydrolase/transferase — encoded protein: MNFHGRVFIVILFCCFCISSATHSVGAVQKPASRPNIILCMTDDQGWGETSFNGHSILKTPHLDDMAASGLRFDRFYAAAPVCSPTRGSFLTGRHPNRFACFSWGHTLRPQEVTVAEAVKSAGYTTGHFGKWHLGSVQANSPVSPGNSGFDEWVSSPNFYENDPYMSHNGTVIQLKGESSRVTVDAALEFIKQSKMKEKPFLAVIWFGNPHTPHEATSELKDLYQNQSADFQNYFGEITGVDRAMGHLRRQLRDLGLAENTLLWFTSDNGPRPPRFKKEDSRSQATGGLAGWKGNLWEGGIRVPSIIEWPAQIQKPEVTNVPCGTIDIYPTVLAVTGAKVSHQPHLDGVSLLPLIEGQMTSRSKPMGFWTYPAKGHPKRSTEILLNLKQQQTPEKPNPEGPVPDAEAASLKTKYSKDDLPGAAAWIDGDYKLLKMISKKNQSQYTLYNLAQDHSEKKDLSKVDPKRFRKMKAGLLDWQHSVVDSLNGKDYSD
- a CDS encoding family 16 glycoside hydrolase; the protein is MNSGLLKRLFSLTTLSLLVLSVAFNSSLMAAEAKKELKAGIIGLDTSHAIAFTKMLNTGTPEGELAGVRIVAAYPKGSPDIESSVSRVPKYTEDVKKMGVEIVDSIDDLLKKVDVVFLETNDGRPHLEQAIPVFQAGKPVFIDKPIAGSLTDAVALFELSRKYNTPMFSSSSLRFSKGAQRLRNGEEGKITKCSTHSPCSLEKTHPSLFWYGIHGVETLFTVMGPGCQSVKRTVSNADRDEVVGRWAGGRVGQFSGVRKGTPKGYGGTAVGENGEVAVGGYDGYKPLLVEIVKFFRSGKPPVSEEETLEIYSFMEAADESKRQGGAEVTLASVLEKAERAANKKLAKLDLAGDSVSATDNKLSATEKAAGWKLLFNGKNYAGWKCNNGKPIAAPIEDGALVPYKSGGYLIVYDKPFSDFKFKCDVKMPKECNSGIFFRIGNLKDPVQTGFEAQILSGKGTGMHDFGAIYDLVAPAENRASAPGEWTNIEITCQGPHISVAVNGKVVASLDADEWTQPGKRLDGSKHKFKAAVKDFPRKGYLGFQDHGHKVWYKNVKLLDLSEKK
- a CDS encoding Na(+)-translocating NADH-quinone reductase subunit A — translated: MITIKKGLDLPISGEPSALIEQGPEIRSIALIGPDYIGMKPTLAVEIGDTVKKGQMLFSDKKTEGVIYTSPVAGKVTEINRGAKRAFQSMVIEVGGEDEETFASYGDEELANLTREQVQENLLNSGLWSSLRTRPYSRVPVPGATPHSIFVTAIDTNPLAPPPEVILSEEPRAFAQGLQLLKTLTDGKLFLCKAPGTNLPGCDLDFVTVEEFGGPHPAGLVGTHVHFLDPVSEKKTIWNINYQDVIAIGKLFTTGKLSVERVISIAGPTVKNPKLVKTILGASLTDLTDGNLEDGENRLVSGSALSGRTGEGPFAYLGRYALQVTGLKEGNHRDFLGWMGPGFNKFSVVPVFISSWLGQGKKFSFTTSTEGSKRAMIPIGTYEKVMPLDILPTFLLRALITEDTEQAKELGCLELDEEDLSLCTFVCPGKYNYGALLRKNLTKIEIEG